From Treponema sp. OMZ 787:
TAATTTTTCTACGGCAAATAAAATCGGAAAATTAAAACAAATAAAAAGCGGAACAACAAATATGAGTATTTTTTGAATCAAGCCGGGATATATCTGCATGGGTTTATTTCCGATTGTAATAAGTTCCGAACCTATTCCCATAACAATATCCATTCTCATAAACCAAAAAGCTAAGCTCATCAATATAAACATAATCGAATAAATTAAAAAAAAGCCGTTAAGCGAAAGCAAAATATAAAGCGATAATTTTAATGGCGTCATTTCTATATCGAGTTCGATAAAACAATAAATTAAACCTGCAATATTTATGATGATATTTTTTATTTGCGGAATATCGAATTCGTTAAACGAAATAGTAAAGCGCGGCGGCAAGGGTTTTAGTAAAATAAAATCCAAGGTGCCGGTATTTATCATTTCGGGTAATCTTTTTAATCCAGGTACTATCAAAAAAGTAAAAAGTGAATCCATAAGTCCGCCTTGAAAGGTAAGCATCAGCATTCGGTACTTATCCCAACCGTTCACCGTTTTTGTGTGAATAAAAATAGTGTTTATAAAAATAAGATACATCAGCATCCATACAAGTTCAAAGGTTCCGCCGCTTATAAAATTGAATTTATATTCCATTAAATTCATAAGGGAACCTTTAAAATATGCTTTCGATATTAAAAAATATTTTTTCATCGCACTCTACTCGTCTAAAATTTA
This genomic window contains:
- a CDS encoding ABC transporter permease, whose amino-acid sequence is MKKYFLISKAYFKGSLMNLMEYKFNFISGGTFELVWMLMYLIFINTIFIHTKTVNGWDKYRMLMLTFQGGLMDSLFTFLIVPGLKRLPEMINTGTLDFILLKPLPPRFTISFNEFDIPQIKNIIINIAGLIYCFIELDIEMTPLKLSLYILLSLNGFFLIYSIMFILMSLAFWFMRMDIVMGIGSELITIGNKPMQIYPGLIQKILIFVVPLFICFNFPILFAVEKLPRYYIGVSFVSSFFFFILSNFIFKRGVKHYVGSGS